A single genomic interval of Geotrypetes seraphini chromosome 1, aGeoSer1.1, whole genome shotgun sequence harbors:
- the LOC117367924 gene encoding LOW QUALITY PROTEIN: actin-like protein 7A (The sequence of the model RefSeq protein was modified relative to this genomic sequence to represent the inferred CDS: deleted 1 base in 1 codon): MSGKKAPISILNPVETAQQKLDKKAAPGKTDAVPKEKNVSSLCKVERVVKETRSVIIDIGTGYCKAGYAGQPTPSCVISSTVGKHFQKSAKTGDKRKESFIGQERINAKVPLKLVNPLRHGIVVDWECIQDIWEYIFYKEMKIPPEEHAVLVSDPPLSPTTNREKYAEMIFETFCSPAMHISYQSRLSMYSYGNTSGLVVECGHGVSYVVPIYDGYTIPSITGRVDYGGEDITIYLMNLLNETGNKFKEEHLQILEDIKIKCCYTSSDLDYEMDLPLSEYRADLELPDGHLITIGKERFLCSEALFKPSLIGSNQLGLHSLTMSCLNKCDDMLKKTIMNNVLLCGGSTMLEGFPGRFQRELNNLCPQDKLLTTASPERKYSVWIGGSILASLKSFQQLWVFKREYEEDGPQIVYRKCF; this comes from the exons ATGTCAGGAAAAAAGGCTCCAATCTCTATCTTAAATCCTGTAGAAACAGCACAGCAAAAACTTGATAAAAAGGCTGCACCGGGCAAAACAGATGCAGTACCTAAAGAGAAAAACGTGTCTTCACTATGTAAAGTAGAAAGAGTAGTGAAGGAGACCAGATCAGTGATCATAGATATAGGAACAGGATACTGCAAAGCTGGATATGCTGGACAACCTACACCTTCCTGTGTGATTTCATCTACTGTAGGGAAGCATTTTCAGAAGAGTGCTAAAACTGGAGACAAACGTAAAGAAAGCTTCATTGGACAGGAACGTATCAATGCTAAAGTACCCTTAAAACTTGTCAACCCACTGAGACATGGTATAGTAGTCGACTGGGAATGCATACAAGATATTTGGgaatacatattttataaagagaTGAAGATCCCTCCTGAGGAGCATGCTGTCCTGGTATCAGATCCTCCACTGAGTCCTACTACTAACAGAGAAAAATATGCAGAGATGATTTTTGAGACTTTCTGTTCTCCAGCAATGCATATCTCTTATCAGTCTAGACTCTCTATGTATTCTTATGGAAACACTTCAGGTCTAGTTGTAGAATGTGGTCATGGTGTTTCCTATGTGGTACCAATCTATGATGGTTATACTATACCTAGCATCACAGGAAGAGTGGATTATGGAGGAGAAGATATTACCATATACCTAATGAATCTATTAAATGAGACT GGAAACAAATTTAAAGAAGAACATCTTCAAATCTTAGAAGACATTAAGATAAAATGTTGTTACACTTCTTCAGATCTTGATTATGAAATGGATTTACCACTCAGTGAATACAGAGCAGATTTAGAACTTCCAGATGGTCATCTCATCACCATTGGCAAGGAAAGATTCCTTTGTTCAGAAGCTCTCTTCAAGCCATCACTCATAGGGTCAAATCAACTAGGACTTCACAGTTTGACCATGTCCTGTCTCAATAAATGTGATGACATGTTAAAAAAGACCATAATGAACAATGTCTTATTGTGTGGCGGTTCCACCATGTTAGAAGGGTTTCCAGGGCGTTTTCAAAGAGAACTGAACAATCTGTGCCCACAAGACAAACTGCTGACAACAGCTTCCCCAGAAAGGAAATATTCTGTCTGGATTGGTGGTTCTATCCTGGCTTCTCTCAAGTCCTTTCAACAGCTTTGGGTAtttaaaagggaatatgaggaggACGGGCCCCAAATTGTCTACAGAAAATGCTTCTGA